One Streptomyces sp. NBC_00102 DNA segment encodes these proteins:
- the sufB gene encoding Fe-S cluster assembly protein SufB, whose translation MTLPTETAHPELEGLGTYEFGWADSDAAGAAAKRGLSEEVVRDISAKKNEPEWMLKLRLKGLKLFGKKPMPNWGSDLSGIDFDNIKYFVRSTEKQAESWEDLPEDIKNTYDKLGIPEAEKQRLVAGVAAQYESEVVYHQIREDLEEQGVIFLDTDTALKEHPELFKEYFGTVIPVGDNKFASLNTAVWSGGSFIYVPKGVHVDIPLQAYFRINTENMGQFERTLIIVDEDAYVHYVEGCTAPIYSSDSLHSAVVEIIVKKGGRCRYTTIQNWSNNVYNLVTKRAVAYEGATMEWVDGNIGSKVTMKYPAVYLMGEHAKGETLSIAFAGEGQHQDAGAKMVHMAPNTSSNIVSKSVARGGGRTSYRGLIEIGEGAPGAKSNVLCDALLVDTISRSDTYPYVDVREDDVSMGHEATVSKVSEDQLFYLMSRGLTEFEAMAMIVRGFVEPIAKELPMEYALELNRLIELQMEGSVG comes from the coding sequence ATGACGCTCCCTACGGAGACTGCCCACCCCGAACTCGAGGGCCTGGGTACGTACGAATTCGGCTGGGCCGACTCCGACGCGGCAGGCGCGGCGGCCAAGCGCGGCCTCTCGGAAGAGGTCGTCCGGGACATCTCGGCGAAGAAGAACGAGCCCGAGTGGATGCTCAAGCTCCGCCTCAAGGGCCTCAAGCTCTTCGGCAAGAAGCCCATGCCGAACTGGGGCTCGGACCTGTCGGGCATCGACTTCGACAACATCAAGTACTTCGTGCGGTCCACCGAGAAGCAGGCGGAGTCCTGGGAGGACCTGCCCGAGGACATCAAGAACACGTACGACAAGCTCGGCATCCCGGAGGCGGAGAAGCAGCGCCTCGTCGCCGGTGTCGCCGCGCAGTACGAGTCCGAGGTCGTCTACCACCAGATCCGCGAGGACCTGGAGGAGCAGGGCGTCATCTTCCTCGACACGGACACCGCGCTGAAGGAGCACCCGGAGCTCTTCAAGGAGTACTTCGGCACCGTCATCCCGGTCGGCGACAACAAGTTCGCCTCCCTGAACACGGCCGTGTGGTCCGGTGGCTCGTTCATCTACGTGCCCAAGGGCGTCCACGTCGACATCCCGCTCCAGGCCTACTTCCGTATCAACACGGAGAACATGGGCCAGTTCGAGCGGACGCTGATCATCGTCGACGAGGACGCGTACGTCCACTACGTCGAGGGCTGCACCGCGCCGATCTACTCCTCGGACTCGCTGCACAGCGCCGTGGTCGAGATCATCGTGAAGAAGGGCGGCCGCTGCCGCTACACGACCATCCAGAACTGGTCGAACAACGTCTACAACCTGGTCACCAAGCGCGCCGTGGCGTACGAGGGCGCGACCATGGAGTGGGTCGACGGCAACATCGGCTCCAAGGTCACGATGAAGTACCCGGCCGTCTACCTCATGGGCGAGCACGCCAAGGGCGAGACGCTCTCCATCGCCTTCGCGGGCGAGGGCCAGCACCAGGACGCCGGCGCCAAGATGGTCCACATGGCCCCGAACACCTCGTCCAACATCGTCTCCAAGTCGGTGGCGCGAGGCGGCGGCCGCACCTCCTACCGCGGTCTCATCGAGATCGGCGAGGGTGCGCCGGGCGCCAAGTCCAACGTGCTCTGCGACGCGCTGCTCGTCGACACGATCTCGCGCTCGGACACGTACCCGTACGTCGACGTCCGCGAGGACGACGTGTCGATGGGCCACGAGGCGACCGTCTCCAAGGTCTCCGAGGACCAGCTCTTCTACCTGATGAGCCGCGGCCTCACCGAGTTCGAGGCCATGGCGATGATCGTGCGCGGCTTCGTCGAGCCGATCGCCAAGGAGCTCCCGATGGAGTACGCCCTGGAGCTGAACCGGCTGATCGAGCTGCAGATGGAGGGCTCGGTCGGCTAG
- the sufD gene encoding Fe-S cluster assembly protein SufD codes for MAEAQNSPVGSTTAGSIAVAAESTVATRMSAPPSFDVADFPVPHGREEEWRFTPLERLRGLHDGTAVANGGGVKVAVEAPEGVTVETVGRDDARLGRAGVPVDRVAAQAYSAFTQASVVTVAKEAVLTEPVRIAVHGEGGTSYGHLLVEVGAFAEAVVVIDHTGDAVLAANVDYVLGDGAKLTVVSVQDWDDTAVHVGQHNALIGRDASFKSVVVTFGGDLVRLHPRVAYAGTGGEAELFGLYFTDKGQHQEHRLLVDHNTPHCKSNAVYKGALQGDGAHAVWIGDVLIQAKAEGTDTYEMNRNLVLTDGARVDSVPNLEIETGEIVGAGHASATGRFDDEQLFYLQSRGIPAEEARRLVVRGFFAELVQQIGLPDVEARLLDKIEAELKASV; via the coding sequence ATGGCTGAGGCTCAGAATTCCCCGGTGGGCTCCACCACCGCCGGTTCCATCGCGGTGGCCGCCGAGTCGACCGTCGCCACGCGCATGAGCGCCCCGCCCTCCTTCGACGTGGCGGACTTCCCGGTCCCGCACGGCCGTGAGGAGGAGTGGCGCTTCACGCCTCTGGAGCGCCTGCGCGGGCTCCACGACGGCACCGCGGTGGCGAACGGCGGCGGCGTCAAGGTCGCCGTGGAGGCGCCCGAGGGCGTCACGGTGGAGACCGTCGGCCGCGACGACGCCCGGCTCGGCCGGGCCGGTGTCCCGGTGGACCGGGTCGCCGCCCAGGCGTACTCCGCGTTCACGCAGGCGTCGGTCGTCACCGTCGCCAAGGAGGCCGTGCTCACCGAGCCGGTCCGCATCGCGGTGCACGGCGAGGGCGGTACCTCCTACGGCCACCTGCTCGTCGAGGTCGGCGCCTTCGCCGAGGCGGTCGTGGTCATCGACCACACCGGCGACGCGGTACTCGCCGCCAACGTCGACTACGTCCTCGGCGACGGCGCGAAGCTCACCGTCGTCTCCGTCCAGGACTGGGACGACACCGCGGTCCACGTCGGCCAGCACAATGCGCTGATCGGCCGCGACGCCTCGTTCAAGTCCGTCGTCGTCACCTTCGGCGGCGACCTGGTCCGGCTGCACCCCCGGGTCGCGTACGCCGGCACCGGCGGCGAGGCCGAGCTGTTCGGCCTGTACTTCACGGACAAGGGCCAGCACCAGGAGCACCGCCTCCTGGTCGACCACAACACCCCGCACTGCAAGTCCAACGCGGTGTACAAGGGCGCCCTCCAGGGCGACGGGGCCCACGCGGTCTGGATCGGGGACGTCCTCATCCAGGCCAAGGCCGAAGGCACCGACACCTACGAGATGAACCGCAACCTGGTTCTGACCGACGGTGCCCGCGTCGACTCGGTGCCGAACCTGGAGATCGAGACCGGCGAGATCGTCGGCGCCGGCCACGCCTCGGCCACCGGCCGCTTCGACGACGAGCAGCTGTTCTACCTCCAGTCCCGCGGTATCCCGGCCGAGGAGGCCCGCCGGCTCGTCGTGCGCGGCTTCTTCGCCGAGCTGGTCCAGCAGATCGGCCTGCCGGATGTCGAGGCACGCCTGCTCGACAAGATCGAGGCAGAGCTGAAGGCGTCCGTCTGA
- the sufU gene encoding Fe-S cluster assembly sulfur transfer protein SufU, which yields MKLDSMYQEVILDHYKHPHGRGLRDGDAEVHHVNPTCGDEITLRVRYEGDTLADVSYEGQGCSISQASASVLNDLLVGKELDQARKIQDAFLELMQSKGQLEPDDAMEEVLEDAVAFAGVSKYPARVKCALLSWMAWKDATAKALSEGKTS from the coding sequence GTGAAGCTGGATTCGATGTACCAGGAAGTGATCCTGGACCACTACAAGCACCCCCACGGGCGCGGCCTGCGGGACGGCGACGCCGAGGTGCATCACGTCAACCCGACGTGCGGCGACGAGATCACGCTCCGCGTGCGGTACGAGGGCGACACCCTCGCCGACGTCAGCTACGAGGGGCAGGGCTGCTCGATCAGCCAGGCCAGTGCCTCGGTGCTGAACGATCTGCTCGTCGGCAAGGAGCTGGACCAGGCGCGGAAGATCCAGGACGCGTTCCTGGAGCTGATGCAGTCCAAGGGCCAGCTGGAGCCCGACGACGCGATGGAGGAGGTACTGGAGGACGCGGTCGCGTTCGCCGGTGTCTCCAAGTACCCGGCTCGCGTCAAGTGCGCGCTGCTGAGCTGGATGGCGTGGAAGGACGCGACGGCCAAGGCGCTGTCCGAAGGGAAGACCTCATGA
- a CDS encoding cysteine desulfurase: MTDARKGLTGLLDTEAIRKDFPILGRTVHDGKKIVYLDSAATSQKPRQVLDALSEYYERHNANVHRGVYTIAEEATALYEGARDKVAAFINAPSRDEVIFTKNASESLNLVANMLGWADEPYRVDRDTEIVTTEMEHHSNIVPWQLLAQRTGAKLKWFGITDDGRLDLSNIDEIITEKTKIVTFTLVSNILGTINPVEQIIRRAQQVGALVCIDASQAAPHMVLDVQALQADFVAFTGHKMVGPTGIGVLWGRQELLEDLPPFLGGGEMIETVSMHSSTYAPAPHKFEAGTPPIAQAVGLGAAVDYLSAIGMEKIHRHEQAITEYAVARLLEVPDLRIIGPTTAENRGATISFTLGDIHPHDVGQVLDEQGIAVRVGHHCARPVCLRYGIPATTRASFYLYSTPAEVDALVDGLEHVRNFFG, from the coding sequence GTGACTGACGCCCGCAAGGGACTGACCGGCCTCCTCGACACCGAGGCGATCCGCAAGGACTTCCCCATCCTGGGCCGCACGGTCCACGACGGCAAGAAGATCGTGTACCTGGACAGCGCGGCGACCTCGCAGAAGCCGCGCCAGGTCCTCGACGCTCTCAGCGAGTACTACGAGCGGCACAACGCCAACGTCCACCGCGGTGTGTACACCATCGCCGAGGAGGCCACCGCGCTGTACGAAGGCGCCCGCGACAAGGTCGCCGCCTTCATCAACGCGCCGAGCCGCGACGAGGTCATCTTCACGAAGAACGCCTCGGAGTCGCTCAACCTCGTCGCGAACATGCTCGGCTGGGCGGACGAGCCCTACCGGGTCGACCGCGACACCGAGATCGTCACCACCGAGATGGAGCACCACTCCAACATCGTCCCGTGGCAGCTGCTCGCGCAGCGCACCGGAGCGAAGCTGAAGTGGTTCGGCATCACGGACGACGGCCGGCTCGACCTGTCCAACATCGACGAGATCATCACCGAGAAGACGAAGATCGTCACCTTCACGCTGGTCTCGAACATCCTGGGCACGATCAACCCGGTCGAGCAGATCATCCGCCGCGCCCAGCAGGTCGGCGCGCTGGTCTGCATCGACGCCTCGCAGGCCGCCCCGCACATGGTGCTGGACGTGCAGGCGCTGCAGGCCGACTTCGTGGCCTTCACCGGTCACAAGATGGTCGGCCCGACCGGCATCGGCGTCCTGTGGGGACGGCAGGAGCTCCTGGAGGACCTGCCGCCGTTCCTCGGCGGAGGCGAGATGATCGAGACCGTGTCGATGCACTCGTCGACGTACGCCCCGGCACCGCACAAGTTCGAGGCGGGTACGCCCCCGATCGCGCAGGCCGTCGGCCTCGGCGCGGCCGTGGACTACCTCTCGGCCATCGGCATGGAGAAGATCCACCGCCACGAGCAGGCGATCACCGAATACGCGGTGGCGCGGCTCCTGGAGGTGCCGGACCTGCGGATCATCGGCCCGACCACGGCCGAGAACCGCGGCGCCACGATCTCCTTCACGCTCGGCGACATCCACCCGCACGACGTGGGCCAGGTGCTCGACGAACAGGGCATCGCGGTCCGGGTGGGCCACCACTGCGCACGGCCGGTCTGCCTGCGGTACGGAATTCCCGCGACCACGCGGGCGTCGTTCTATCTGTACTCCACGCCCGCCGAGGTCGACGCCCTGGTGGACGGTCTGGAGCACGTACGGAACTTTTTCGGTTGA
- a CDS encoding metalloregulator ArsR/SmtB family transcription factor: MKYVGEAPQEELATGERPTRNRIARSILDHGPSTAADLAKRLGLTQAAVRRHLDALACDGVVEPREQRVYGARTRGRPAKVFALTDSGRDAFDQSYDKLAAEALRWIAETAGDEAVVAFARSRMAAQADKYRAAVEAAAPEDRTAALARALSADGYAATARSAPGPQQAEQLCQHHCPVAHVAEQFPQLCEAETEFFSELLGTHVQRLATLAHGDGVCTTYVPKGGPGGGTTDAGAPPQTTTTSVSASTAGRNPA; the protein is encoded by the coding sequence GTGAAATACGTTGGCGAGGCTCCGCAGGAGGAACTCGCGACCGGTGAGCGCCCGACGCGCAACCGGATCGCGCGCTCCATCCTCGACCACGGCCCGTCCACCGCCGCCGACCTCGCGAAGCGGCTCGGACTCACCCAGGCCGCCGTCCGGCGCCACCTGGACGCCCTCGCCTGCGACGGAGTCGTCGAACCCCGCGAGCAGCGGGTGTACGGCGCGCGGACCCGCGGCCGGCCGGCCAAGGTGTTCGCCCTGACGGACAGCGGCCGGGACGCCTTCGACCAGTCGTACGACAAGCTCGCGGCCGAGGCGCTGCGCTGGATCGCCGAGACCGCGGGCGACGAGGCGGTCGTCGCGTTCGCCCGCTCCCGGATGGCGGCCCAGGCCGACAAGTACCGCGCCGCGGTCGAAGCCGCCGCCCCCGAGGACCGGACAGCGGCCCTGGCCAGGGCCTTGTCCGCGGACGGGTACGCTGCTACGGCGCGCAGCGCGCCGGGCCCCCAGCAGGCCGAGCAGCTCTGCCAGCACCACTGCCCGGTCGCGCACGTCGCCGAGCAGTTCCCGCAGCTGTGCGAGGCGGAGACGGAATTCTTCTCCGAGCTGCTCGGGACCCACGTACAGCGTCTGGCCACCCTCGCCCACGGCGACGGCGTGTGCACGACGTACGTACCGAAGGGCGGTCCGGGCGGCGGTACCACCGACGCCGGCGCGCCCCCACAGACCACCACCACCTCAGTATCAGCAAGCACTGCCGGGAGGAACCCCGCATGA
- the sufC gene encoding Fe-S cluster assembly ATPase SufC, which translates to MATLEIRDLHVTVEADNATKEILKGVDLTVKQGETHAIMGPNGSGKSTLAYSLAGHPKYTITSGTVTLDGEDVLEMSVDERARAGLFLAMQYPVEIPGVSVSNFLRTSATAVRGEAPKLRTWVKEVKETMAGLQMDPAFAERNVNEGFSGGEKKRHEILQLELLKPKVAILDETDSGLDVDALRVVSEGVNRVRETGEVGTLLITHYTRILRYIKPDFVHVFANGRIAESGGAELADKLENEGYEAYVKGGASA; encoded by the coding sequence ATGGCAACGCTTGAAATCCGCGACCTGCACGTCACCGTCGAGGCCGACAACGCCACGAAGGAGATCCTCAAGGGCGTCGACCTGACCGTGAAGCAGGGCGAGACCCACGCCATCATGGGCCCCAACGGGTCCGGCAAGTCCACCCTGGCGTACTCGCTCGCCGGTCACCCCAAGTACACGATCACGAGCGGCACCGTCACCCTCGACGGCGAGGACGTCCTCGAGATGTCCGTCGACGAGCGCGCCCGCGCCGGCCTGTTCCTCGCCATGCAGTACCCGGTCGAGATCCCCGGTGTCTCGGTCTCCAACTTCCTGCGCACCTCCGCCACCGCCGTCCGCGGCGAGGCCCCCAAGCTGCGTACGTGGGTCAAGGAGGTCAAGGAGACGATGGCCGGGCTCCAGATGGACCCGGCGTTCGCCGAGCGCAACGTCAACGAGGGCTTCTCCGGCGGTGAGAAGAAGCGCCACGAGATCCTCCAGCTGGAGCTCCTCAAGCCGAAGGTCGCCATCCTCGACGAGACCGACTCCGGCCTCGACGTCGACGCCCTGCGCGTCGTCTCCGAGGGCGTCAACCGGGTCCGCGAGACCGGTGAGGTCGGCACCCTGCTGATCACCCACTACACGCGGATCCTCCGCTACATCAAGCCCGACTTCGTGCACGTCTTCGCCAACGGCCGCATCGCCGAGTCCGGCGGCGCCGAGCTGGCCGACAAGCTGGAGAACGAGGGCTACGAGGCGTACGTGAAGGGTGGCGCTTCCGCGTGA
- a CDS encoding bifunctional 3-phenylpropionate/cinnamic acid dioxygenase ferredoxin subunit, with amino-acid sequence MAFVKVCALSELEDDTPKRVELDGTAVSVVRTEGEVFAINDICSHANVSLSEGEVEDCMIECWLHGSSFDLRTGKPSGLPATRPVPVYPVKIEGDDVLVSVTQES; translated from the coding sequence ATGGCGTTCGTCAAGGTGTGCGCGCTGAGCGAGCTGGAGGACGACACCCCCAAGCGGGTGGAGCTCGACGGCACCGCCGTCTCGGTCGTCCGTACCGAGGGCGAGGTGTTCGCCATCAACGACATCTGCTCGCACGCCAATGTGTCGCTGTCGGAGGGCGAGGTGGAGGACTGCATGATCGAGTGCTGGCTGCACGGCTCGTCCTTCGACCTGCGCACCGGCAAGCCGTCCGGCCTTCCCGCGACGCGCCCCGTCCCCGTTTACCCCGTCAAGATCGAAGGGGACGATGTGCTCGTCTCCGTCACCCAGGAGTCCTGA
- a CDS encoding S8 family serine peptidase — protein sequence MNRRRPRWRGLFAAALATAVGVPFLGALPAAADPAPTPAPLLRKAESKVLEDLGARDRTSFWVQLDSEADTSAARKATTKTGRDRAVIQAKTAHADKSQKALRALLKEAGAHYTPYWITNTVEVTGDKALAEKIAARPEVASIRADDAVELPVPLDATTEPKVDGVEWNIDRINAPEVWNEFGVRGEGVVIGSIDTGVDYRHPALAATYRGLRADGSYDHAYNWFDAVGSCAGDAPCDDQGHGTHTMGTMVGDDGNGNAIGVAPGASWIAAKGCGTTDCPQSALLAAGQWMLAPTDADGENPRPDLAPDVINNSWGADSLDTWYQAMVQAWRDAGIFPAFSNGNAGPSCDTAGVPGAYTNTYSSGAFDSSNKIADFSSRGPGVGGTVKPNITAPGVNVRSAAPGGGYVAKSGTSMASPHTAATVALIWSAAPALRGDVAATEALLNDSAIDVDATSCGGTADFNNIYGEGRLDAYAAVLAAPRTDVGALTGTVTTDGDPAAEVHVDVDGPMHASVRTKADGTYALPRLVAGDYRVTVSKFGYVTDAATVTVTADATVTHDAALTTAPTGTVSGTVTSASGLEADVTVKVQGTPVRVETGADGRYTLTVPVGSYQFSVTPLNHCAAAVGITVTVAKGATTRNIALAARTDAFGTTCRQTGEAYPTGDTALALNPPTGSYAAVTLPFPVALYGHVYDKGWVTRDGQLVFGSLYMGDNGSLPSTSGANGALSPFWDQLATDSSSGVYTAVRGTAPHREYVVEWRDMLLARNTTQRIGFAATISEDGTYTFHYQGIGDGAFEHGTGATIGAENHDGTDGFLYSFDERSLRDSMAIRFRPEGHAVVSGTVTDANDGKPVPGATVTVTRSGTTVASLTTRADGGYLAQIPATTAASHRIAVTAPHYMAGNTTVTLESLSAVGTATALRTGAVSVAAGAPGKLIMQVGERRERTLTLANSGSPAAYSVTEKSGASWLKASPASGSLATGGRTNVVLTFDTSGAAPGTVLTGTLVVTSESGRAPSLSLPLTVVVPAYRKGIDVGADTSSVDALGDTWSPDLAYADGSYGYTDRTTVLTYTRQDIVGASDTRVQQLLRSGRQGVTDYRFDAVPNGVYQVELGFAEPVAVKPGSRVFDVTAEGVEKVSDIDIRLESGGVRTALAKTFTVKVTDGRLDVGLSAVTGETLINSIRVTQRPDMS from the coding sequence GTGAACCGACGCAGACCCCGGTGGCGAGGACTGTTCGCCGCCGCACTGGCCACCGCCGTGGGAGTGCCCTTCCTGGGCGCGCTGCCCGCCGCGGCCGACCCCGCACCCACACCGGCCCCGCTGCTCCGTAAGGCGGAAAGCAAGGTGCTGGAGGACCTCGGCGCCCGCGACCGGACCTCGTTCTGGGTCCAGCTCGACTCGGAGGCCGACACCTCGGCCGCGAGGAAGGCCACCACGAAGACCGGCCGGGACCGCGCCGTCATCCAGGCGAAGACCGCGCACGCGGACAAGAGCCAGAAGGCGCTGCGCGCGCTGCTGAAGGAGGCGGGCGCGCACTACACCCCGTACTGGATCACCAACACCGTCGAGGTCACCGGCGACAAGGCGCTGGCGGAGAAGATCGCCGCCCGCCCCGAGGTCGCGTCGATCCGTGCCGACGACGCGGTCGAGCTCCCGGTGCCCCTCGACGCCACGACGGAGCCCAAGGTCGACGGCGTCGAGTGGAACATCGACCGGATCAACGCGCCCGAGGTCTGGAACGAGTTCGGCGTACGCGGCGAAGGCGTCGTCATCGGCAGCATCGACACCGGCGTCGACTACCGCCACCCGGCCCTCGCGGCCACCTACCGGGGACTGCGCGCCGACGGATCGTACGACCACGCGTACAACTGGTTCGACGCCGTGGGCAGTTGCGCCGGCGACGCCCCCTGCGACGACCAGGGCCACGGCACCCACACCATGGGCACCATGGTCGGCGACGACGGCAACGGCAACGCGATCGGTGTCGCACCCGGCGCGAGCTGGATCGCGGCCAAGGGCTGCGGGACCACGGACTGCCCGCAGTCCGCGCTGCTCGCGGCCGGCCAGTGGATGCTCGCGCCGACCGACGCCGACGGCGAGAACCCCCGCCCGGACCTCGCCCCCGACGTCATCAACAACTCCTGGGGCGCCGACAGCCTCGACACCTGGTACCAGGCGATGGTCCAGGCATGGCGCGACGCGGGCATCTTCCCGGCGTTCTCCAACGGCAACGCCGGCCCGTCCTGCGACACCGCGGGCGTCCCGGGCGCCTACACCAACACGTACTCCTCCGGCGCCTTCGACAGCAGCAACAAGATCGCCGACTTCTCCTCCCGCGGCCCCGGCGTCGGCGGCACCGTCAAACCGAACATCACCGCGCCCGGAGTGAACGTCCGCTCGGCGGCCCCCGGCGGCGGATACGTCGCCAAATCGGGAACCTCGATGGCCTCGCCGCACACCGCCGCCACGGTGGCCCTGATCTGGTCGGCCGCCCCCGCGCTCCGCGGTGACGTCGCGGCGACCGAGGCGCTCCTGAACGACTCCGCGATCGACGTGGACGCCACCTCCTGCGGCGGCACCGCGGACTTCAACAACATCTACGGCGAGGGCCGGCTCGACGCGTACGCCGCGGTCCTCGCCGCCCCGCGCACGGACGTCGGAGCCCTCACCGGCACCGTCACCACGGACGGCGACCCCGCCGCCGAGGTCCACGTCGACGTGGACGGCCCGATGCACGCGAGCGTCCGTACGAAGGCGGACGGCACCTACGCGCTCCCGCGCCTGGTCGCCGGTGACTACCGGGTGACCGTGAGCAAGTTCGGCTACGTCACCGACGCGGCGACGGTCACCGTCACCGCGGACGCGACCGTCACCCACGACGCGGCGCTCACCACCGCCCCCACCGGCACCGTGAGCGGCACGGTGACCAGCGCGTCCGGCCTCGAGGCCGACGTGACGGTCAAGGTCCAGGGCACCCCGGTACGCGTCGAGACCGGCGCCGACGGCAGGTACACGCTCACCGTGCCCGTCGGCAGCTACCAATTCAGCGTGACGCCGCTCAACCACTGCGCGGCCGCCGTCGGCATCACCGTCACCGTGGCCAAGGGCGCCACCACCAGGAACATCGCGCTCGCCGCCCGTACCGACGCCTTCGGCACCACCTGCCGGCAGACCGGCGAGGCGTACCCGACGGGCGACACCGCGCTGGCCCTCAACCCCCCGACGGGCTCCTACGCGGCCGTCACCCTTCCCTTCCCGGTCGCCCTGTACGGGCACGTCTACGACAAGGGCTGGGTGACCCGCGACGGGCAGCTGGTCTTCGGCTCCCTGTACATGGGGGACAACGGCAGCCTGCCCAGCACCTCGGGAGCCAACGGCGCGCTCTCCCCGTTCTGGGACCAGCTCGCCACGGACTCCTCCTCCGGCGTGTACACGGCCGTGCGGGGCACCGCGCCGCACCGCGAGTACGTCGTGGAGTGGCGCGACATGCTGCTGGCCAGGAACACCACCCAGCGCATCGGATTCGCCGCCACGATCAGCGAGGACGGCACGTACACCTTCCACTACCAGGGCATCGGCGACGGCGCCTTCGAGCACGGGACCGGGGCCACGATCGGCGCCGAGAACCACGACGGCACCGACGGCTTCCTCTACTCCTTCGACGAGAGGTCGCTGCGCGACTCCATGGCGATCCGGTTCCGGCCGGAGGGACACGCCGTCGTCTCCGGCACGGTGACCGATGCCAACGACGGCAAGCCGGTCCCCGGCGCCACCGTCACGGTCACCCGGAGCGGGACCACGGTCGCCTCCCTCACCACCCGCGCCGACGGCGGCTACCTGGCGCAGATCCCGGCGACCACCGCGGCCAGCCACCGGATCGCGGTCACGGCACCCCACTACATGGCCGGGAACACCACGGTCACCCTGGAGAGCCTGTCCGCGGTCGGCACCGCGACAGCGCTGCGCACCGGCGCGGTGTCGGTCGCCGCCGGCGCCCCCGGGAAGCTGATCATGCAGGTCGGTGAGCGGCGCGAGCGCACCCTCACCCTCGCCAACAGCGGCTCCCCGGCCGCGTACTCCGTCACCGAGAAGAGCGGCGCGAGCTGGCTGAAGGCGTCCCCGGCGTCGGGCAGCCTGGCCACCGGTGGCCGGACGAACGTCGTGCTGACCTTCGACACCTCGGGGGCCGCGCCCGGCACGGTGCTGACCGGCACCCTCGTCGTGACCTCGGAGAGCGGCCGTGCGCCGTCCCTCTCGCTGCCCCTCACCGTGGTGGTGCCCGCCTACCGGAAGGGGATCGACGTCGGAGCCGACACCTCCTCGGTGGACGCGCTCGGCGACACCTGGTCGCCGGACCTCGCGTACGCGGACGGTTCCTACGGCTACACCGACCGGACCACGGTCCTCACGTACACCCGGCAGGACATCGTGGGGGCCTCCGACACCCGGGTGCAGCAGCTGCTGCGCTCCGGCCGTCAGGGGGTGACCGACTACCGCTTCGACGCCGTTCCGAACGGCGTCTACCAGGTGGAGCTGGGCTTCGCCGAGCCCGTCGCGGTGAAGCCCGGGAGCCGGGTCTTCGACGTGACGGCGGAAGGGGTGGAGAAGGTGTCCGACATCGACATCCGCCTGGAGTCGGGCGGCGTCCGCACGGCCCTCGCCAAGACCTTCACGGTGAAGGTGACCGACGGGCGGCTGGACGTGGGACTGTCCGCGGTCACCGGCGAGACCCTGATCAACTCGATCCGGGTGACCCAGCGGCCCGACATGTCCTGA
- a CDS encoding metal-sulfur cluster assembly factor has product MSENETVALKPASEEEVREALYDVVDPELGIDVVNLGLIYGIHIDDANIATLDMTLTSAACPLTDVIEDQAKSATDGIVSELRINWVWMPPWGPDKITDDGREQLRALGFNV; this is encoded by the coding sequence ATGAGCGAGAACGAGACTGTGGCACTGAAGCCGGCCTCCGAGGAGGAGGTCCGCGAGGCGTTGTACGACGTCGTCGACCCCGAGCTGGGCATCGACGTCGTCAACCTGGGCCTGATCTACGGCATCCACATCGACGACGCCAACATCGCCACCCTCGACATGACGCTGACGTCCGCGGCCTGCCCGCTGACCGACGTCATCGAGGACCAGGCGAAGTCCGCGACCGACGGCATCGTCAGCGAACTCCGGATCAACTGGGTCTGGATGCCGCCGTGGGGCCCGGACAAGATCACCGACGACGGACGCGAGCAGCTGCGCGCGCTCGGCTTCAACGTCTGA